In bacterium, the following proteins share a genomic window:
- a CDS encoding GTP-binding protein, producing the protein MAKEVFKRTKPHVNVGTIGHVDHGKTTLTSGITNVLSKKGLANHM; encoded by the coding sequence ATGGCGAAAGAGGTATTTAAGAGGACGAAGCCGCATGTGAACGTAGGAACGATCGGGCATGTGGATCACGGGAAGACGACGCTGACGAGCGGGATAACGAATGTGCTGTCGAAGAAGGGTCTGGCGAATCACATGT